A genomic window from Polaribacter gangjinensis includes:
- a CDS encoding SRPBCC family protein, translated as MKIYTVHKKQQLPIAVDEAWIFLSNPRNLKIITPAYMSFDIISGAEKPMFAGQIIQYLVTPILGIKTKWVSEITHFEEKKYFVDVQLYGPYALWHHKHFIHEIDGGVELEDIIDYKVPLGILGQMVHPFLVKPKLEEIFQYRQQKMSELFGKM; from the coding sequence ATGAAAATTTATACAGTTCACAAAAAGCAACAACTTCCAATAGCTGTTGATGAAGCTTGGATTTTTTTGTCAAATCCCAGAAATTTAAAAATCATCACTCCTGCTTACATGAGTTTTGATATTATTTCTGGAGCCGAAAAACCCATGTTTGCTGGTCAAATTATCCAGTATTTAGTAACGCCCATTTTAGGAATTAAAACCAAATGGGTTTCAGAAATCACACACTTTGAAGAAAAAAAATATTTTGTTGATGTTCAATTATATGGTCCTTATGCTTTGTGGCATCACAAACATTTTATCCATGAAATTGATGGTGGCGTTGAATTAGAAGATATCATTGATTACAAAGTTCCATTAGGAATTTTAGGACAAATGGTACATCCATTTTTGGTAAAACCTAAATTGGAAGAAATTTTTCAATACAGACAACAAAAGATGAGCGAATTATTCGGAAAAATGTAA
- the folE gene encoding GTP cyclohydrolase I FolE, whose translation MITEVVLKEKETEQKFNGFSFEEIGDDHLYTGIETPMKPNAFDISDEEKKKKITSLFAEIMDVMGLDLTDDSLRGTPNRVAKMYIDEIFSGLNPANKPKIALFDNKYQYNQMLVEKNITFYSNCEHHFVPIIGKAHVAYISSGKVIGLSKLNRIVQYFAKRPQVQERLTNQIAEELKAVLQTENVAVIIDAKHLCVSSRGIKDDTSATVTSYFGGAFNTPEKIAELQNTLNY comes from the coding sequence ATGATTACAGAAGTCGTATTAAAAGAAAAAGAAACAGAGCAAAAGTTCAATGGATTTTCATTCGAAGAAATTGGAGATGACCATTTGTACACAGGAATTGAAACTCCTATGAAACCAAATGCTTTTGACATTTCTGATGAAGAAAAAAAGAAAAAAATTACATCATTATTTGCAGAAATTATGGATGTAATGGGCTTAGATTTAACTGACGATTCATTGAGAGGAACTCCAAACAGAGTTGCTAAAATGTACATTGACGAAATTTTCTCTGGATTAAATCCTGCTAACAAACCAAAAATTGCTTTGTTTGACAATAAATATCAATACAACCAAATGTTGGTTGAAAAAAATATCACTTTCTACTCTAATTGCGAGCACCACTTTGTGCCAATTATTGGAAAAGCGCATGTTGCTTACATTTCATCAGGAAAAGTAATTGGGCTATCAAAATTGAATAGAATTGTTCAATATTTCGCAAAAAGACCACAAGTACAAGAACGTTTAACCAATCAAATTGCAGAAGAATTGAAAGCTGTTTTACAAACTGAAAATGTAGCTGTAATTATTGATGCAAAACATTTATGTGTTTCATCAAGAGGTATTAAAGATGATACCTCTGCTACAGTAACCTCATATTTTGGGGGTGCTTTCAATACTCCTGAAAAAATCGCTGAACTACAAAATACTTTAAATTACTAA
- a CDS encoding cryptochrome/photolyase family protein has translation MKEKINIYWFRRDLRLDDNCGFFNALQSKNKVLPIFIFDTEILYKLPKNDARVTFIHETLQQMRLELQEKNLGDIAIFNGKPIEIFNQISEKLEIECVFTNHDYEPYATKRDQVIANFLNEKNIQFHTFKDQVIFEKNEIVKKDGNPYVVYTPFMRAWKEKFKAEKLIHFDSENHLNNLLKEFDFQNLSLTDIGFETSNQKIVPYTVSSKLIQEYEETRNFPAKDATSKLGPHLRFGTVSIRKMVAKAIAEKNEIFWQELIWREFFMQILWHFPHTVSDSFKPKYDRIEWRNNETDFKTWCEGKTGYPLVDAGMRQLNETGFMHNRVRMLVGSFLCKHLLIDWRWGEAYFAEKLHDYEMASNVGNWQWVAGSGVDAAPYFRIFNPTSQIEKFDKNLTYIKKWVPDFQEFTYPKPIVEHSFARDRCLKTYKEALG, from the coding sequence ATGAAAGAGAAAATAAACATATATTGGTTTAGAAGAGATTTGCGTTTGGATGATAATTGTGGATTTTTCAATGCCTTGCAATCAAAAAATAAGGTACTTCCTATATTTATTTTTGACACTGAAATTCTTTATAAATTACCAAAAAATGACGCAAGAGTAACTTTTATCCATGAAACGTTACAACAAATGCGTTTAGAATTACAGGAAAAAAACTTAGGAGATATTGCAATTTTCAACGGAAAACCAATAGAAATTTTCAATCAAATTAGTGAAAAACTAGAAATCGAGTGCGTTTTTACGAATCATGATTATGAACCTTATGCTACAAAACGCGATCAAGTAATAGCAAATTTTTTAAATGAAAAAAATATTCAATTTCATACTTTTAAAGACCAAGTAATTTTTGAAAAAAATGAAATTGTAAAAAAGGATGGAAATCCGTATGTAGTTTACACGCCATTTATGCGAGCTTGGAAAGAGAAGTTCAAAGCAGAAAAACTAATACATTTCGATTCAGAAAATCATCTCAACAATCTTTTAAAAGAGTTTGATTTTCAAAACTTATCACTTACTGATATTGGATTCGAAACATCCAATCAAAAAATTGTTCCTTACACAGTTTCTTCAAAATTGATCCAAGAATATGAAGAAACTCGAAATTTTCCTGCAAAAGATGCTACATCAAAATTAGGACCCCATTTGCGTTTTGGAACCGTAAGTATTCGTAAAATGGTTGCGAAAGCAATCGCAGAGAAAAATGAAATCTTTTGGCAAGAATTGATTTGGAGAGAATTTTTCATGCAAATTTTATGGCATTTTCCGCACACAGTTTCAGATAGTTTTAAACCAAAATACGATCGAATTGAATGGCGAAATAATGAAACTGACTTCAAAACTTGGTGCGAAGGAAAAACAGGTTATCCATTAGTGGATGCAGGAATGCGTCAACTGAACGAAACAGGTTTTATGCACAACAGAGTTAGAATGTTGGTTGGTAGTTTTTTATGCAAACATTTGTTGATTGATTGGAGATGGGGAGAAGCCTATTTTGCAGAAAAATTACACGATTACGAAATGGCAAGTAATGTTGGTAACTGGCAATGGGTTGCTGGCTCTGGAGTAGATGCAGCGCCTTATTTTCGAATTTTCAATCCAACATCACAAATTGAAAAATTCGATAAAAATTTAACATATATCAAAAAATGGGTTCCTGATTTTCAAGAATTTACTTATCCAAAACCTATTGTAGAACATTCTTTTGCGAGAGATCGCTGTTTGAAAACTTATAAAGAAGCCTTAGGCTAA
- a CDS encoding glutathione peroxidase produces the protein MSLYDIKINSLQGKQVNLSDFKSKYLLFVNVASKCGFTPQYEDLEKLHQMYKDTLVVIGVPCNQFGKQEPGNATEIQEFCEVNYGVSFLMLEKIDVKGENQHPLYTWLTSKSLNGKKSSSVKWNFQKYLVDKNGELIDYYFSITKPTSSKITNHLK, from the coding sequence ATGAGTTTATACGATATCAAAATCAATAGTTTACAAGGAAAACAAGTTAATCTTTCTGATTTTAAAAGTAAATACTTGCTATTTGTAAATGTTGCCTCTAAATGTGGCTTTACACCACAATATGAAGATTTGGAAAAACTACATCAAATGTATAAAGATACATTGGTTGTGATTGGAGTTCCTTGCAATCAATTTGGAAAACAAGAACCTGGAAATGCAACTGAAATTCAAGAATTTTGCGAGGTAAATTATGGAGTTTCTTTTTTGATGTTAGAAAAAATTGATGTAAAAGGCGAGAATCAACATCCTTTATACACTTGGTTAACATCAAAAAGTTTGAATGGAAAGAAAAGTTCTTCTGTAAAATGGAACTTTCAAAAATATTTAGTTGATAAAAATGGCGAATTGATTGATTATTACTTTTCCATCACAAAACCAACAAGTTCAAAAATTACAAATCACTTAAAATAA
- a CDS encoding SDR family NAD(P)-dependent oxidoreductase produces the protein MKKIVVIGGSRGIGNAIVNALVSENQIINISRNHPEQTHQNLVHYSCDILTDELPTIDAIDSLIYCPGSINLKPISRLKLEEFREDFEINVIGAVKAIQHFLPVLKNGKNPSIVLFSTVAAKLGMPFHASVATAKSAVEGLTKSLGAELAPTIRVNAIAPTVTNTDLASKLLRNEKMIENITERHPLKKFLNPKEVAAMASFLISEKALSISGQIFELDCGIVSFKI, from the coding sequence ATGAAAAAAATAGTTGTAATTGGCGGAAGTAGAGGAATTGGAAATGCTATTGTAAACGCCTTGGTTTCTGAAAATCAAATCATCAACATCAGTAGAAATCATCCTGAACAAACACATCAAAACTTAGTACATTACTCTTGTGATATTTTAACAGACGAATTACCAACAATTGATGCCATAGATAGTCTAATTTATTGTCCTGGAAGCATTAATTTGAAACCAATATCAAGATTAAAATTGGAAGAATTCAGAGAAGATTTTGAAATCAATGTGATTGGTGCTGTAAAAGCTATTCAGCATTTTTTACCTGTTTTAAAGAATGGAAAAAATCCTTCAATTGTGTTATTTAGTACTGTTGCAGCAAAATTAGGCATGCCTTTTCACGCAAGTGTTGCTACTGCAAAATCAGCTGTTGAGGGTTTAACAAAATCATTGGGTGCTGAGTTAGCACCAACAATTCGCGTTAACGCTATTGCTCCAACAGTTACCAATACTGATTTAGCTTCGAAGTTATTGCGCAACGAAAAAATGATTGAAAACATCACTGAACGTCATCCATTGAAAAAGTTTTTAAATCCTAAAGAAGTTGCAGCCATGGCAAGTTTTTTAATTTCTGAAAAAGCATTGTCAATTTCTGGTCAAATTTTTGAATTGGATTGTGGCATTGTAAGTTTTAAAATCTAA
- a CDS encoding Lacal_2735 family protein, whose product MFGLFKKKSEVEKLHEKYKKLMQEAYQLQSVNRSESDQKYVEADEILKKITLLEQKK is encoded by the coding sequence ATGTTTGGATTGTTTAAAAAAAAGTCTGAAGTAGAAAAACTTCATGAAAAATATAAAAAACTTATGCAAGAAGCGTATCAATTACAATCCGTAAATAGAAGTGAAAGTGATCAAAAATATGTAGAAGCTGATGAAATTTTAAAGAAAATAACGCTTTTAGAACAAAAAAAATGA
- a CDS encoding cryptochrome/deoxyribodipyrimidine photo-lyase family protein has protein sequence MNIKEEISIVWLKRDLRLQDNEAIFNALSSNKRVLFLYVFEKSLLEDPHYHERHWNFIKQSLVDLNQDLAIYNSKVLCVTTEVVTAFNQILNYYSIQSVFSHQETGLLITFNRDKEFKRFCRNYSIEWIENINNGVLRGLLDREDWFAKWEDYMNEPQIFNEFQSEKLLSIDEINQLEKSFLVTDLSTPDHKKFQKGGTKIGWKYANSFFEDRHKDYMFHISKPALSRKSSSRLSPYIAWGNLSIRQVFQKAQTVKTDQNKRHLGAFISRLRWQAHFIQKFEMEHTMENASINKGYHKLKKSISIEYKTAWIEGKTGFPLVDASMRCLNETGYLNFRMRSLLVSFFTHILWQPWQEATHHLSQMFLDFEPGIHFPQLQMQAAETGINNIRIYNPVKNSLDHDEDATFIKEWIPELRNLPLAFIHEPYLMTPLDQQFNNFELGVDYPYPIINAKSARKKASEILWNLRNDPEVIHESTKILLKHTLKDRTRMLRNE, from the coding sequence ATGAATATTAAAGAAGAAATATCAATTGTTTGGTTAAAACGTGACTTGCGTTTGCAAGATAATGAGGCCATTTTCAATGCTTTATCATCCAACAAACGAGTACTATTCTTGTATGTTTTCGAAAAATCTTTGTTAGAAGATCCTCATTATCATGAACGTCATTGGAATTTCATCAAACAATCTTTGGTGGATTTGAATCAAGATTTGGCAATTTACAACTCGAAAGTTTTGTGCGTAACTACTGAAGTTGTAACTGCTTTCAATCAAATTTTAAATTATTATTCCATCCAAAGTGTCTTTTCGCATCAAGAAACAGGTTTACTCATCACTTTTAATCGAGATAAAGAATTTAAAAGATTTTGCAGAAACTATAGTATTGAATGGATTGAAAACATCAATAATGGTGTTTTAAGAGGTTTGCTTGATAGAGAAGATTGGTTCGCAAAGTGGGAAGATTACATGAATGAACCTCAAATTTTCAATGAATTTCAATCAGAAAAATTACTAAGTATTGACGAAATAAATCAGTTAGAAAAATCATTTTTAGTAACGGATCTATCAACTCCTGACCATAAAAAATTTCAAAAAGGGGGAACAAAAATAGGGTGGAAATATGCAAATTCATTTTTTGAAGATCGCCACAAAGATTACATGTTTCATATTTCAAAACCGGCTTTATCAAGAAAAAGTAGTAGCAGACTATCGCCTTATATTGCTTGGGGAAATTTGTCTATCAGACAAGTTTTTCAAAAAGCACAAACTGTAAAAACCGACCAAAACAAACGTCATTTAGGTGCATTTATTTCCAGATTGCGTTGGCAAGCACACTTCATCCAAAAGTTTGAAATGGAGCATACTATGGAAAATGCAAGTATCAATAAAGGCTATCACAAACTAAAAAAAAGTATTTCTATAGAATATAAAACAGCTTGGATTGAAGGAAAAACTGGATTTCCTTTAGTTGATGCAAGCATGCGCTGTTTGAATGAAACTGGTTATTTAAATTTTAGAATGCGTTCATTATTAGTATCGTTTTTTACACATATTTTGTGGCAACCTTGGCAAGAAGCAACGCATCATTTATCACAAATGTTTTTAGATTTTGAACCGGGAATTCATTTCCCTCAATTGCAAATGCAAGCTGCAGAAACTGGCATCAATAACATCCGAATTTACAATCCTGTAAAAAATAGTTTAGATCATGACGAAGATGCTACTTTCATCAAAGAATGGATTCCTGAATTGAGAAATTTACCTTTGGCATTTATTCATGAGCCCTATTTAATGACACCTTTAGACCAACAATTTAACAATTTTGAATTGGGTGTTGATTATCCTTATCCTATTATAAATGCAAAATCTGCTAGAAAAAAAGCTAGTGAAATTTTGTGGAATTTAAGAAATGATCCTGAAGTTATTCACGAAAGCACCAAAATCTTACTAAAGCATACCCTTAAAGATCGAACAAGAATGCTTAGAAATGAGTAA
- a CDS encoding TspO/MBR family protein — MKPITYFFIFFVLNFGGLAFGSWLMNNGPTSDWYLNLNKAPWTPPGWVFGVAWTTIMICFSFYLTKLFTTENDKKIISITFLIQFVLNVSWNYLFFNKHWVFIALIGIILLTFVVFYFYFSLSKNAQKYKFLLLPYMIWLCIATSLNLYVLVNN, encoded by the coding sequence ATGAAGCCAATTACCTATTTTTTTATATTCTTTGTACTCAATTTTGGAGGCTTAGCTTTTGGAAGTTGGTTAATGAATAACGGTCCAACTTCTGATTGGTATTTGAATTTAAATAAAGCTCCTTGGACGCCTCCAGGCTGGGTTTTTGGAGTTGCCTGGACAACTATTATGATTTGTTTTTCATTTTATTTGACAAAACTTTTCACTACCGAAAATGACAAAAAAATTATTTCTATCACATTTTTAATTCAGTTTGTATTAAATGTGAGTTGGAACTACTTATTTTTCAATAAACATTGGGTATTTATTGCTTTAATAGGCATCATTTTACTTACATTCGTAGTGTTTTATTTTTACTTTAGCCTTAGTAAAAACGCTCAAAAATATAAATTTCTATTGTTACCATATATGATTTGGTTGTGCATTGCAACTTCATTAAATTTATATGTATTAGTTAATAATTAA
- a CDS encoding TIGR03643 family protein encodes MENLDTIAIDRIIEMAWEDRTSFEAIQFQFGLKEQEVIELMRKEMKPKSFKMWKERVQGRKTKHEKLRTFEQGRFKCSRQKSISNNSISKR; translated from the coding sequence ATGGAAAATTTAGACACAATAGCAATAGATAGAATCATTGAAATGGCTTGGGAAGATAGAACGTCTTTTGAAGCAATTCAGTTTCAATTTGGCCTAAAAGAACAAGAAGTCATTGAATTGATGCGCAAAGAGATGAAACCAAAAAGTTTCAAAATGTGGAAAGAACGTGTTCAAGGACGAAAAACAAAACATGAAAAATTACGAACTTTTGAGCAAGGACGCTTCAAATGTTCAAGACAAAAATCAATATCAAATAACTCTATATCAAAAAGATAA